From one Caminicella sporogenes DSM 14501 genomic stretch:
- a CDS encoding 2-oxoacid:acceptor oxidoreductase subunit alpha, translating to MSNKNIKLMQGNEACVEAAIFAGMRFYSGYPITPSTEIAEISAVKLPKVGGKFIQMEDEIGGIAAAIGASLAGLKSMTATSGPGFSLKQENIGYAAIAEIPLVIVDVQRGGPSTGLPTAPAQGDVMQARWGTHGDHPVIALSPSSVKETFDLTIRAFNLAEKYRTPVILLTDEVVGHMREKIEIPNKDEIEIIDRKKPEDKDENYLPYDVKEGELVPAMAAFGDGHRFHVTGLIHDETGFPSNSSQVAEKLLNRLMDKINKNLEDIIDYEQFMTDDAEIVILSYGSSARSAKSAVKKLREAGIKVGLFRPITIWPFPEKEVYELSKKVKSIVVAEMNLGQLVLEVERVVKENCKVHHIGKANGEVITPNEIVNMVKEVL from the coding sequence ATGAGCAATAAAAATATAAAGTTAATGCAAGGAAATGAAGCCTGTGTAGAAGCTGCGATATTTGCAGGAATGAGATTTTATAGTGGATACCCAATCACACCTTCAACAGAAATAGCTGAAATTTCTGCTGTTAAATTGCCAAAAGTTGGAGGTAAATTTATTCAAATGGAAGATGAAATAGGTGGTATAGCAGCTGCCATTGGAGCATCACTAGCAGGATTAAAATCTATGACTGCTACAAGCGGACCGGGATTTTCATTAAAACAGGAAAATATAGGTTATGCTGCAATAGCTGAAATACCTCTAGTTATTGTAGATGTTCAGAGGGGTGGACCAAGTACAGGACTTCCTACTGCACCAGCACAAGGTGATGTTATGCAAGCTAGATGGGGAACACATGGAGACCATCCTGTTATAGCATTAAGTCCTTCTTCTGTTAAAGAAACTTTTGATTTGACTATAAGAGCATTTAATTTAGCTGAAAAATATAGAACGCCAGTAATACTTTTAACTGATGAAGTTGTAGGACACATGAGAGAAAAAATAGAAATTCCTAATAAAGACGAAATAGAGATAATAGATAGAAAAAAACCTGAAGATAAAGATGAAAATTATTTACCTTATGATGTAAAAGAAGGAGAACTTGTTCCAGCAATGGCTGCTTTCGGAGATGGACACAGATTTCATGTTACAGGACTTATTCACGATGAAACAGGCTTTCCTAGCAACAGTTCACAGGTAGCTGAAAAATTATTGAACAGACTTATGGATAAAATTAATAAAAATTTGGAAGATATTATCGATTATGAACAGTTTATGACTGATGATGCTGAAATAGTTATCTTATCTTATGGAAGCAGTGCAAGGTCTGCAAAAAGTGCAGTAAAGAAGCTAAGAGAAGCTGGTATAAAAGTAGGATTATTTAGACCTATTACAATATGGCCTTTTCCTGAAAAAGAAGTTTATGAATTGAGCAAAAAAGTTAAATCAATTGTAGTAGCAGAAATGAATTTAGGACAATTAGTTCTAGAAGTTGAAAGAGTTGTTAAAGAAAATTGTAAAGTGCATCATATAGGAAAGGCTAATGGAGAAGTTATTACTCCTAATGAAATCGTTAACATGGTTAAGGAGGTTTTATAA
- a CDS encoding 2-oxoacid:ferredoxin oxidoreductase subunit beta, with protein MTSKLIKKYFRENNLPHIWCPGCGHGILMRAVAKAIDNLGLDKDKVCIVSGIGCSSRAPGYMDFNTLHTTHGRALAFATGVKLAKPELEVIVITGDGDCAAIGGNHLIHAARRNINITTIVFNNNIYGMTGGQYSPTTPKNEFGTTAPYGNIDRPFDIPGLAAAAGATYAARGTAYHVNQLIKLIENGIKNKGFSLIEGISVCPTYYGRKNKKGSAVDMMKWLKDHAVDIKVAEKLPKEKLEGKFLIGEFKNITEPEYTEEYMKIIERCQKER; from the coding sequence GTGACTAGTAAGCTAATTAAAAAGTATTTTAGAGAAAATAATTTACCTCATATATGGTGTCCGGGATGTGGGCATGGAATACTTATGAGAGCAGTTGCTAAGGCGATAGATAATCTTGGACTTGATAAAGATAAAGTTTGTATAGTATCAGGAATAGGTTGTTCATCAAGAGCACCTGGTTATATGGATTTTAATACTCTTCATACTACCCATGGTAGAGCTTTAGCTTTTGCTACGGGAGTAAAACTAGCAAAGCCAGAATTGGAAGTTATTGTAATTACTGGTGATGGAGATTGTGCGGCAATTGGAGGTAATCATTTAATACATGCAGCTAGAAGAAATATTAATATTACAACAATAGTATTTAATAACAATATTTATGGTATGACAGGAGGACAATATTCTCCAACAACACCTAAAAATGAATTTGGTACAACTGCTCCTTATGGTAATATAGATAGACCTTTTGATATTCCGGGTTTGGCAGCTGCAGCAGGTGCTACATATGCTGCTAGGGGAACTGCATATCATGTTAATCAATTAATCAAATTGATAGAAAATGGAATAAAGAATAAAGGTTTTTCATTAATTGAAGGTATTAGTGTATGTCCAACATATTATGGTAGAAAAAATAAAAAAGGTTCTGCTGTAGATATGATGAAGTGGTTAAAAGACCATGCAGTTGATATTAAGGTAGCAGAAAAATTACCTAAAGAAAAACTTGAAGGAAAATTTTTAATAGGCGAATTTAAAAATATTACTGAACCGGAGTATACTGAAGAATATATGAAAATTATAGAAAGATGTCAAAAGGAGAGATAG
- a CDS encoding 2-oxoacid:acceptor oxidoreductase family protein: MAMQTEIRLTGSGGQGLILGGIILAEAAILQGHNAIQSQSYGPEARGGASKAEVIISENEIDFPKVEKADILLALTQVAFDKYKDSLKEDGILVVDSSIEISENLKAKKIVSAPILKTASDVVGKSMVANIVALGVIQELSNIVTKEELEKAVLNRVPKGTEELNRKALEEGYKLVKSV, encoded by the coding sequence ATGGCTATGCAAACAGAAATAAGATTAACAGGTTCTGGTGGACAAGGGCTTATCCTTGGTGGTATAATATTAGCTGAAGCTGCTATACTTCAAGGTCATAATGCAATACAATCTCAGTCTTATGGTCCAGAAGCAAGAGGCGGAGCAAGTAAAGCAGAAGTAATAATTAGTGAAAATGAAATAGATTTTCCAAAAGTTGAAAAAGCAGATATACTACTTGCACTTACACAAGTAGCATTTGATAAATATAAAGATTCTCTAAAAGAAGACGGAATATTAGTTGTAGATTCTTCAATAGAAATTTCAGAAAACTTAAAAGCAAAAAAAATTGTATCAGCGCCAATACTTAAAACTGCATCTGATGTAGTTGGTAAGAGTATGGTTGCCAATATAGTTGCTTTAGGTGTAATACAAGAATTATCAAATATTGTAACTAAAGAAGAACTTGAAAAGGCAGTTTTAAATAGAGTTCCAAAGGGAACAGAAGAGTTAAATAGAAAAGCTTTAGAAGAAGGATATAAATTAGTAAAGAGTGTATAA
- a CDS encoding MurR/RpiR family transcriptional regulator, whose protein sequence is MKESSLNILNRIQLNYKKLSKGQRLIADYIINNYDKVAFMTASKLGEKVGVSESTVVRFATALGYGGYPKLQKELQEFIKTKLTTVQRLELSSDYNDEEDILKKVMKADVENIKKTIEETDAYVFQSVTDIILEAKKVYILGLRSSTVLAEYLGFYLNFILDDVSVVPSGINDVFDQLINIDEKDVIIGISFPRYSKKTLEALKYAKTKRAAIIGITDSNYSPIKEIADFTLTARSNMASFVDSLVAPMSLINALIVGVSMKEKDKITSTFKTLENIWNEYDIYLKNRD, encoded by the coding sequence ATGAAGGAAAGTAGTTTAAATATTCTCAACAGAATACAATTAAATTATAAGAAACTCAGCAAAGGACAAAGATTAATTGCAGATTATATTATTAATAATTATGATAAAGTAGCGTTTATGACTGCTTCAAAGTTAGGCGAAAAAGTTGGGGTAAGTGAATCTACAGTTGTCAGATTTGCAACAGCTCTCGGTTATGGGGGATATCCAAAATTACAAAAAGAACTTCAAGAATTTATAAAGACGAAACTTACAACTGTACAGAGATTAGAACTTTCTAGTGATTATAATGATGAAGAAGATATTTTAAAAAAGGTAATGAAGGCAGATGTAGAAAATATAAAAAAGACTATAGAAGAAACAGATGCATATGTTTTTCAATCTGTAACTGATATTATTTTGGAAGCAAAAAAAGTTTACATATTAGGACTTAGAAGTTCTACAGTATTAGCTGAGTATTTAGGATTTTATTTAAATTTTATACTTGATGATGTTTCTGTTGTTCCTTCTGGTATTAATGATGTTTTTGACCAATTAATAAATATAGATGAAAAAGATGTTATAATAGGAATTTCATTTCCAAGATATTCTAAAAAGACTTTAGAAGCTTTAAAATATGCTAAAACAAAAAGAGCTGCTATTATAGGTATAACTGACAGTAATTATTCTCCAATAAAAGAAATAGCAGATTTTACTCTAACAGCTAGAAGTAATATGGCATCATTTGTCGACTCTTTAGTAGCTCCAATGAGTCTTATAAACGCCTTAATAGTAGGTGTAAGTATGAAGGAAAAAGACAAAATAACCTCAACTTTCAAGACTCTTGAAAATATATGGAATGAATATGATATATATTTAAAAAATAGAGATTAG
- a CDS encoding histidine phosphatase family protein: MKKIYLVRHGETLWNYMSKTQGCKNILLSKKGIFQAKAVANRLSSFDEKYIKIYSSDLDRCLITAKYISQKINKEIEVLKDLREMNFGSWEGLTSEEIKQNYLSEYNIWRNTPHIANIPNGENLKSVQKRCLKAIYKICDEFEEGSVIIVSHGVAIKTIILGVLNIDLSNYYKISLNNGSINKIEIRSYGTVLTALNDTAHLE, encoded by the coding sequence ATGAAAAAGATATATTTAGTAAGGCATGGCGAAACACTATGGAACTATATGTCAAAAACACAAGGATGTAAAAATATTCTTCTCAGTAAAAAAGGCATATTTCAAGCAAAAGCAGTTGCAAATAGATTAAGCAGTTTTGATGAAAAATATATAAAAATATATTCTAGTGACCTTGATAGATGTTTGATTACTGCAAAATATATTTCGCAAAAAATTAATAAAGAAATTGAAGTATTAAAAGATTTAAGAGAAATGAATTTTGGAAGTTGGGAAGGACTTACATCTGAAGAAATTAAACAAAATTATCTATCAGAATATAATATTTGGAGAAATACACCCCATATAGCTAATATTCCTAATGGTGAAAATTTAAAAAGTGTTCAGAAAAGATGTTTAAAAGCAATTTACAAAATATGTGATGAATTTGAAGAAGGTTCTGTAATAATTGTTTCTCATGGTGTAGCAATTAAAACCATTATATTAGGAGTTCTCAATATTGATTTATCTAATTATTATAAAATAAGCTTAAATAATGGAAGTATAAATAAAATAGAAATAAGGAGTTATGGAACTGTATTGACTGCATTAAATGATACTGCTCATTTAGAATAA
- the cmk gene encoding (d)CMP kinase gives MANLSIAIDGPAGAGKSTIAKKIALLKNLVYIDTGAMYRAFTLKLINKNIPLDNYDLIKEVLKDTEIDIVDGKIYLDNVNVSSEIRKPIINKNVSQIASIPFVREFLVKLQRKIAENNNVIMDGRDIGTKVLPDAKYKFFLTASIEERAKRRYKELKEKGYKCSLKDVIDEIANRDKMDSERKVDPLKKADDAILIDTTGKTIEKVINEILSMIDM, from the coding sequence GTGGCTAATTTAAGTATAGCAATTGATGGACCAGCAGGTGCAGGAAAAAGTACAATAGCAAAGAAAATTGCACTGCTTAAAAATCTAGTTTATATAGATACTGGAGCAATGTATAGAGCATTTACTTTAAAACTCATTAATAAAAATATACCACTAGATAATTATGATTTAATTAAAGAAGTGTTGAAAGACACAGAAATTGATATAGTTGATGGAAAAATATATTTGGATAATGTAAATGTAAGTAGTGAAATAAGAAAACCTATAATTAATAAAAATGTATCTCAAATAGCTTCTATACCATTCGTAAGAGAGTTTTTAGTAAAACTTCAAAGAAAAATTGCTGAAAACAATAATGTGATTATGGATGGAAGAGATATAGGTACTAAAGTTTTACCAGATGCTAAATATAAGTTTTTTTTAACTGCTTCTATTGAAGAAAGAGCAAAGAGAAGATATAAAGAACTAAAAGAAAAAGGCTATAAATGTTCTTTAAAAGATGTTATTGACGAAATAGCTAACAGGGACAAAATGGATTCTGAAAGAAAAGTAGACCCATTAAAAAAAGCAGATGATGCTATTCTTATTGATACAACAGGAAAAACTATAGAAAAAGTAATAAATGAAATTTTAAGTATGATAGATATGTAA